The Planctomycetia bacterium region GGAGCACACACGCCAGCAGCAACAACGCACAACGCAGAAACGACATTGTGGCAAAGATGGCAAGGGTGGGAGGCAGTGTCAAAAGCAGCGTTCAGGCATGTTCTCTTCAATGAGCGCATCATTCTGGCTGGATGCCCAAAGCGCACATGCCGGGGAAAAGTGAATGAACGGAACCAGCAATGGCCGGCGTTTTCCTTGTTCCCTTGCCTCGCCGAGTTGTTAGGCTGCGGTCCACGAAGTTATGCAACTCTCCAAAGAACAGCTCTGGCACCGTTTCCAAAAACACTTCACCGATTTCCCCTCGCTCGGCCTGGCCATCGACCTGAGCCGCGTGAATTTCCCGGAGGACTTCTTCGCGCAGATGGAGCCGCGGATGCAGAAGGCCTTCGCCGCGATGGCGGAGCTGGAGAAGGGAGCCATCGCGAATCCCGACGAGAAACGCATGGTCGGCCATTACTGGCTGCGCAACGCCGCGCTCGCGCCGCAACCGGAACTGCGCCAGGCCATCGAGGAAACGCTCACCGCGATCAAGGCGTTCACGGCTGAAGTTCACAGCGGGAAAGTTGCGGGCGCGAAGGGCGGGTTCAAGAACGTGCTCGTCATCGGCATCGGCGGATCGGCGCTCGGACCGCAGTTCGTCGCGACCGCGCTGGGCCAGCCGGCGACGGACAAGATGGCGGTTCACTTTTTCGACAACACCGATCCCGACGGCATGGACAAGGTGCTCGCCCAGCTCAGCGGCGAGCTGGGCCAGACACTGGCCGTCGTCATCAGCAAGAGCGGCGGCACCAAGGAAACTCGCAACGGAATGCTGGAAGCCGAAGCCGCATGGACTAAAGCCGGATTCGACTTCGCGAAGCACGTCATCGCCGTCACCGGCGCGGAGAGCGAGCTGGACAAAGTCGCGGTGAGCAAAGGCTGGCTGCGCCGTTTCCCGATGTGGGACTGGGTCGGCGGACGCACGAGCGAACTGTGCGCCGTGGGCCTGCTGCCCGCCGCGCTGCAAGGTCTCGACATCGACGCGATGCTCGCCGGAGCCAGGGCTTGCGATGAAGTCACGCGCCAGGCGGACACCGCGCAGAATCCTGCCGCGCAGCTCGCGCTCATGTGGCACTTCCTCGGCGACGGCCGCGGCAGCAAGGACATGGTGGTGCTGCCTTACAAGGATCGGCTGGAGCTGTTCTCGAAATATCTTCAGCAGCTCGTCATGGAATCGCTCGGCAAGGAGCTCGACCTCGACGGCAAGGTCGTGAACCAGGGCATCAGCGTCTATGGCAACAAAGGTTCGACCGACCAGCACGCCTACGTGCAGCAGCTCCGCGAGGGCGTGCTGAACTTCTTCACCGTCTTCATCGAGGTGCTGCGCGACCGCTCGGGCGAGAGCATGCTGGTGGAGCCGGGAGTGACCAGCGGCGATTTTCTGAGCGGCTTCTTCCTCGGCACGCGCGAGGCGCTTTACGAGAAGGGCCGGCAGAGCGTCACGCTCACGGTGCGCGAGGTCAGCCCGTTCACCGTCGGCCTGTTGATCGCGCTGTTCGAGCGCGCGGTCGGCTTCTACGCCTCGCTCGTGAACATCAATGCCTATCATCAGCCCGGCGTCGAGGCGGGCAAGCAGGCGGCGGGCACGGTGATTGCGCTCCAAGGCAAGGTGCTCGCGTATCTCACCGAGAAGAAGGGTCACGCGCTGAACTCCGCGCAGATCGCCAGCGGCATCGGCGCGCATGACGGCTTCGAGAGGGTCTTCAAGATCTGCGAACACCTCACCGCGAACGGGCGCGTGAAGAAGTCGGCGGGCACAGG contains the following coding sequences:
- a CDS encoding glucose-6-phosphate isomerase, which produces MQLSKEQLWHRFQKHFTDFPSLGLAIDLSRVNFPEDFFAQMEPRMQKAFAAMAELEKGAIANPDEKRMVGHYWLRNAALAPQPELRQAIEETLTAIKAFTAEVHSGKVAGAKGGFKNVLVIGIGGSALGPQFVATALGQPATDKMAVHFFDNTDPDGMDKVLAQLSGELGQTLAVVISKSGGTKETRNGMLEAEAAWTKAGFDFAKHVIAVTGAESELDKVAVSKGWLRRFPMWDWVGGRTSELCAVGLLPAALQGLDIDAMLAGARACDEVTRQADTAQNPAAQLALMWHFLGDGRGSKDMVVLPYKDRLELFSKYLQQLVMESLGKELDLDGKVVNQGISVYGNKGSTDQHAYVQQLREGVLNFFTVFIEVLRDRSGESMLVEPGVTSGDFLSGFFLGTREALYEKGRQSVTLTVREVSPFTVGLLIALFERAVGFYASLVNINAYHQPGVEAGKQAAGTVIALQGKVLAYLTEKKGHALNSAQIASGIGAHDGFERVFKICEHLTANGRVKKSAGTGATGGTYASV